A DNA window from Thiothrix subterranea contains the following coding sequences:
- a CDS encoding S49 family peptidase has product MNEENTQALQALKDVAMESVKEQRRARRWGIFFKLFFVAYLLIGLIALIGSGASDTKLTAADKITAVVDINGVIMDGAEASGEMLIPALKEAFEHEKTKGVILRINSPGGSPVQSGIINDEIKRLKAKYKDIPVYAVVSDLCASGGYYIAVAADEIYADKASIVGSIGVRMDNFGAVELLEKLGVERRLYTAGANKGMLDPFLPENATQVAHVNNMLNTTHQQFIKVVKEGRDERLPNNPDIFSGLFWTGEDAVKLGLIDGLGSDAYVARELIKAEEMVNFTTEKDLIQRLSERVETSVQSMISLDATPRTVLR; this is encoded by the coding sequence ATGAACGAAGAAAATACACAAGCATTACAAGCCCTCAAAGATGTGGCAATGGAATCTGTCAAAGAGCAGCGGCGGGCGCGGCGTTGGGGGATATTTTTCAAGCTGTTCTTTGTGGCGTACTTGCTAATTGGCTTGATTGCGCTGATCGGTAGTGGCGCATCGGATACTAAATTAACGGCTGCCGATAAAATTACGGCGGTAGTCGACATTAACGGCGTGATTATGGATGGTGCAGAAGCCAGCGGCGAGATGTTGATCCCCGCGCTGAAAGAGGCATTCGAGCATGAAAAAACCAAAGGCGTGATTTTGCGCATCAATAGCCCCGGTGGTAGCCCGGTGCAGTCGGGCATTATTAATGATGAAATCAAGCGCTTAAAGGCCAAATATAAGGACATTCCTGTCTACGCGGTCGTGTCTGATTTATGCGCATCCGGTGGCTATTACATTGCCGTGGCTGCCGATGAGATTTATGCGGATAAAGCCAGCATTGTCGGCTCGATTGGGGTACGCATGGATAATTTCGGCGCGGTTGAATTGCTGGAAAAGCTGGGTGTTGAACGCCGTTTGTACACTGCGGGGGCAAATAAAGGGATGCTTGACCCGTTTCTGCCTGAAAACGCAACGCAGGTGGCACACGTTAACAATATGTTGAATACAACCCACCAGCAGTTCATCAAGGTGGTGAAAGAAGGGCGTGATGAACGTTTACCAAACAATCCCGATATTTTCTCTGGCCTGTTTTGGACGGGTGAGGATGCGGTCAAACTGGGTTTGATTGATGGCTTGGGCAGCGATGCTTACGTGGCACGTGAATTGATTAAAGCCGAAGAAATGGTGAATTTCACCACCGAAAAGGACTTGATTCAGCGTTTGAGTGAGCGGGTCGAAACTTCCGTGCAGTCGATGATTTCGCTGGATGCCACCCCGCGTACTGTATTGCGTTGA